The following coding sequences are from one Bacillus marinisedimentorum window:
- the disA gene encoding DNA integrity scanning diadenylate cyclase DisA, with product MNVHRPGNNISQILQFVAPGTPLREGIDNVLRAGTGGLIVLGNQEKLKKVIDGGFLINCPFSPSSLYELAKMDGAIILTESGNKIVFANTQLIPDNSIPTTETGMRHRTAERVAKQTGFLVIAVSERRNVVTLYKGNLKYALKDMGVILTKANQAVQTLEKYKSVLDQGITNLGALEFEELVTMSEVLQVIHRIEMVLRIKHEIINYVSELGTEGRLIRLQMTELVSNVEEEAALLIKDYSLHHDIDPFKAIARIQELSNHNLLDDQVLLKLLGYSVTENAEETPLVPRGYRILHKIPRLPSHIIDNLVHEFGQLPAILKASSEKLTVVDGIGEIRGRKIKEGLKRIQEQLFVDRHI from the coding sequence ATGAACGTCCATCGTCCCGGCAATAATATCAGCCAAATATTGCAGTTTGTGGCTCCCGGCACCCCGCTCCGGGAAGGAATAGACAATGTCCTCAGGGCGGGAACGGGCGGCCTGATCGTCCTAGGGAACCAGGAGAAGCTGAAAAAAGTCATTGACGGCGGATTTTTGATCAACTGCCCATTTTCCCCTTCTTCTTTATATGAACTCGCCAAAATGGACGGCGCCATCATTTTAACGGAATCAGGAAATAAAATTGTCTTTGCGAATACACAGCTCATTCCCGATAATTCGATTCCGACAACGGAGACCGGGATGCGCCACCGGACAGCAGAGCGGGTGGCTAAACAAACCGGATTTCTTGTAATTGCCGTATCAGAACGAAGGAATGTTGTGACGTTATATAAAGGGAATCTGAAATATGCCCTGAAGGACATGGGTGTCATTTTGACAAAAGCGAATCAGGCCGTTCAGACGCTGGAGAAGTATAAAAGCGTGCTCGACCAGGGCATCACGAATCTGGGGGCGCTCGAGTTCGAGGAGCTCGTCACGATGTCTGAGGTTCTGCAGGTCATTCACCGAATTGAAATGGTATTGAGGATCAAGCATGAAATCATCAATTATGTAAGTGAACTCGGAACAGAAGGGAGGCTGATCCGCCTTCAAATGACCGAGCTTGTCTCCAATGTCGAAGAAGAAGCAGCATTGCTCATCAAAGATTACAGCCTGCACCACGATATCGATCCGTTTAAGGCCATTGCCAGAATCCAGGAACTTTCCAACCATAATCTGCTTGATGACCAGGTACTGCTGAAGCTGCTCGGCTATTCAGTTACGGAAAACGCCGAGGAAACACCGCTTGTTCCGCGCGGTTACCGGATCCTCCATAAGATTCCGAGACTGCCGAGCCATATCATCGATAATCTTGTCCATGAATTCGGCCAGCTTCCGGCTATATTGAAGGCTTCCTCCGAAAAGCTGACGGTCGTGGATGGAATCGGCGAAATCCGAGGCAGAAAAATTAAGGAAGGCTTAAAACGGATTCAGGAGCAGCTATTTGTTGACAGGCATATTTAG
- a CDS encoding PIN/TRAM domain-containing protein, whose product MLKKFVQLFFIIVGGMTGYLYIPALLEAFNLSFGSDWLFPIIGAVIGAALFFLLMLWLADYVVEFIRKVEDLLVNAPVTDVISGTFGLILGLIVAFLVVLPLNDIGIQIVNITVGIFLPLILGYLGFRVGFKKKEEVIHLFSTARKDSSKDKKKEDDQEQEDGTAGGSLKILDTSVIIDGRIADICKTGFLEGTLIIPHFVLEELQHIADSSDALKRNRGRRGLDILNKIQKELPVNVEIYEGDFEDVQEVDSKLVKLAKLLSGVVVTNDFNLNKVCELQKVAVLNINDLANAVKPVVLPGEELKVQVIKDGKEHNQGVAYLDDGTMIVVEEGRDYIGKHIDVLVTSVLQTSAGRMIFAKPKLLEKAL is encoded by the coding sequence ATGCTAAAAAAATTTGTGCAACTCTTTTTTATCATTGTCGGGGGCATGACAGGATATCTGTATATCCCGGCGTTACTTGAAGCCTTTAATCTATCGTTTGGCTCGGACTGGCTATTTCCGATCATCGGGGCTGTGATTGGAGCGGCATTATTCTTTTTATTAATGTTATGGCTTGCGGATTACGTTGTTGAATTTATTCGTAAAGTTGAGGACCTGCTGGTGAATGCGCCGGTAACGGATGTGATTTCCGGGACATTTGGATTGATCCTGGGACTGATTGTAGCGTTTTTGGTTGTTCTGCCCCTGAATGATATCGGCATCCAGATTGTAAACATTACGGTCGGTATTTTTCTTCCTTTGATCCTTGGATATCTTGGGTTCAGAGTCGGTTTCAAAAAGAAAGAGGAAGTCATCCATTTATTTTCAACGGCCCGCAAGGATTCTTCGAAAGACAAGAAAAAGGAAGATGATCAGGAACAGGAAGACGGCACTGCAGGAGGCTCGCTTAAAATCCTTGATACAAGCGTCATCATCGATGGACGAATTGCCGACATCTGCAAAACAGGATTTCTTGAAGGAACCTTGATCATTCCGCACTTCGTATTGGAAGAACTGCAGCATATTGCAGATTCATCAGATGCACTGAAACGGAACCGCGGCCGCAGGGGACTGGATATCTTGAATAAAATCCAAAAGGAACTCCCTGTCAATGTCGAGATTTACGAAGGTGATTTTGAAGATGTCCAGGAAGTCGACAGCAAGCTTGTGAAATTGGCGAAACTGCTTTCCGGCGTTGTCGTAACAAACGATTTCAACTTGAATAAAGTATGTGAACTCCAAAAGGTGGCCGTGCTGAACATCAATGATCTGGCTAACGCCGTGAAGCCGGTTGTCCTTCCTGGCGAAGAGCTGAAAGTCCAGGTCATCAAAGACGGCAAAGAGCATAACCAGGGTGTCGCATATCTTGACGACGGCACGATGATCGTTGTGGAAGAAGGCCGGGATTACATCGGCAAACATATCGATGTACTCGTTACGAGCGTTCTCCAGACATCAGCGGGCCGCATGATCTTCGCAAAGCCGAAGCT
- the radA gene encoding DNA repair protein RadA: MGKTKTKFSCQSCGYESPKWMGKCPGCASWNTMVEEKELKQAKRQSFVTSDNTIHTPQSITSIEMVAETRVHTKMPEFNRVLGGGIVPGSLVLIGGDPGIGKSTLLLQVSSQLALSKEEVLYISGEESVKQTKLRSDRLGVSADQLYVLAETNLELITQAIEQMKPGFVVIDSIQTVYHPEIQSAPGSVSQVRECTSELMRLAKTRGIPVFIVGHVTKEGAIAGPRLLEHMVDAVLYFEGERHHTYRILRAVKNRFGSTNEMGIFEMKEAGLEEVLNPSEIFLEERSQGAAGSTVVASMEGTRPVLVEVQALISPSGYGNAKRMATGMDQNRVSLLMAVLEKRVGMLLQNQDAFLKVAGGVKLDEPAIDLAIAVSIASSFRDKPSNPFDVLIGEVGLTGEIRRVSRIEQRVNEAAKLGFKRAVIPAKNLEGWAKPADIEVIGVNTINEALQHTIQ, from the coding sequence ATGGGAAAAACGAAAACGAAATTCAGCTGCCAATCATGCGGCTATGAGTCACCGAAGTGGATGGGGAAATGTCCCGGCTGTGCTTCATGGAATACAATGGTCGAAGAGAAAGAACTGAAACAAGCCAAACGGCAATCATTTGTTACGTCTGACAACACAATTCATACCCCACAATCGATCACCAGCATTGAAATGGTTGCGGAAACGAGAGTCCATACGAAAATGCCTGAATTCAACAGGGTGCTTGGCGGGGGCATCGTACCGGGTTCGCTGGTGCTGATCGGCGGTGACCCGGGCATCGGTAAGTCCACCTTGCTTTTGCAAGTCTCTTCACAGCTGGCACTGTCCAAGGAGGAAGTTCTCTATATATCAGGGGAAGAATCGGTGAAGCAAACCAAGCTCCGTTCCGACCGGCTCGGAGTCAGTGCCGACCAGCTGTATGTCCTTGCCGAAACGAATCTTGAATTGATCACGCAGGCAATCGAACAGATGAAGCCCGGTTTTGTCGTCATTGATTCAATCCAAACGGTCTATCATCCCGAAATCCAGTCAGCGCCCGGCAGTGTGTCCCAGGTGCGGGAATGCACGTCGGAATTGATGCGGCTGGCGAAAACGAGAGGGATTCCGGTTTTCATCGTCGGGCATGTGACGAAGGAAGGGGCAATCGCCGGACCGCGCCTGTTGGAGCATATGGTTGATGCCGTCCTTTATTTTGAAGGGGAACGGCATCATACGTACCGCATCCTGCGCGCAGTGAAAAACCGGTTCGGTTCGACAAATGAAATGGGTATTTTTGAAATGAAGGAAGCCGGCCTTGAAGAAGTGCTGAATCCGTCGGAAATTTTCCTCGAAGAGCGTTCACAGGGAGCGGCAGGTTCGACAGTTGTCGCATCAATGGAAGGTACGCGTCCTGTGCTTGTTGAAGTCCAGGCCCTGATATCGCCCTCCGGCTATGGAAATGCGAAACGGATGGCGACCGGCATGGACCAGAACCGAGTTTCATTGCTAATGGCTGTTCTTGAAAAACGGGTCGGCATGCTTTTACAGAACCAGGACGCTTTTTTGAAGGTGGCAGGCGGCGTTAAACTGGATGAACCGGCAATCGACCTTGCCATCGCTGTGAGCATTGCCTCGAGTTTCCGCGATAAGCCTTCAAATCCGTTTGACGTGTTGATCGGTGAGGTCGGCCTTACCGGTGAGATACGCAGGGTTTCCCGTATTGAACAGCGAGTGAATGAAGCCGCGAAGCTCGGCTTTAAAAGGGCGGTCATCCCGGCTAAAAACCTTGAGGGCTGGGCGAAGCCTGCCGATATTGAAGTGATTGGCGTCAATACAATCAATGAGGCGCTTCAACATACAATACAATAG